In Thermodesulfobacteriota bacterium, the genomic window AGCTCGAGGTAATAGGGGACGAGAGGACGCTTTTCCCGGATAACGAGGCCCTCCTTGAGGCCACGAAGGTCCTCGTAAAGGAGGGTTTTACCGTGCTCCCCTACACAAGCGACGACCCGATTATGGCGAGGAAGCTCGAAGAGCTCGGATGCGCGGCGGTCATGCCGCTCGCCGCTCCCATAGGGAGCGGGCTGGGGATACGGAACCCGCATAACATACGGATCATACTCGAATCGGCCGGGGTGCCCGTCATAGTGGACGCAGGGGTTGGTACGGCCTCGGACGCGGCCGTGGCCATGGAGCTCGGATGCGACGGGGTCCTTATGAATACCGGCATAGCCGCGGCAAAGGACCCGGTCAAGATGGCCCGGGCCATGAGGCTCGGGGTGGAAGCCGGAAGGCTCGCATACCTATCCGGCAGGATGCCGAAAAAACTCTACGGTTCGGCATCGAGCCCGATCGAAGGAACTATCGAATAAATAACGGACGGAGGTCTCGCTTGCACCCTGTACTCTTCGATTTCGGCCCGGTCCAGATACGTTTTTACGGGCTCATGTACGTCGTCGCCATACTGGTCGGCAGCTATATCGTAAAGTCCGAGGTGAGGAGGAAGGGCATCTCCCTTACCGACGACGACGTAATGAACTTCGTCATCTGGACGGTCGTTAGCGGGGTCGTCGGGGCGAGGCTCTACTACGTCGTCTTCAACTGGGGCTTTTACGCCGCCAACCCCGTGGAGATACCGGCCATATGGCACGGAGGGCTGGCCATTCACGGGGGGCTCATAGGCGGCTTTACCTTCGCGTGCTTTTATCTCAGGAGCTACGAGGTTAATTTCTGGCGCATGTCCGACGCCGTGGCCCCGGCCATAATACTCGGGCAGGCGTTCGGCCGCTTCGGGAACTTCATGAACGGGGACGCGCACGGACGCCCGACGGACATGCCCTGGGGGGTGGTCTTCCCGCCCGAGAGTATCGCCGGGAGGGAGTTCCCCGGTATACCCACCCACCCCGCCATGCTCTACGAGATGACGATAAACCTTTCCATCTTCCTGTTCCTCTGGTTCGTCATGAGAAAGCAGGAGCGTGGGAACGGTTTTATCTTCGCCCTCTACCTGATTATGTACTCCATCGGGAGGTTTTTGGTCGAGCACTTCAGGGCCGACAGCCTGATGCTCGGTCCCTTGAAGGCCGCCCAGGTGATGAGCATCGTGCTGGTACTCGCGCTTACGGCGGTTATAGCGGGGAAGAAACTCTGGACGCGTACCGGATGACGGGCGTTGGCTTCGAGCTCTACCTTATAACGGACAGGCGTCTTACGCGCGGCAGGACGCTTACGGAGGTCGTCGAAGAGGTCCTCAAGGCCGGGGTAAAGGCGGTGCAGCTCCGGGAGAAGGACCTTCAAGGGGGGGAACTTCTCCGTATGGCAAAGGAGTTGAGGCGCGTTACGCGAAACCACGGAGCGAAGCTCCTTATAAACGACAGGCTCGACGTGGCCCTCGCAGTAGGCGCCGACGGGGTGCATCTCGGGCAAGGGAGTTTTCCCCCTCGTAACGTTCGATCGTATCTCGGGGAGGGGAAGCTTATCGGGGTCTCGACCCACGGAGTGGAAGAGGCGATAAGGGCCGAGGAAGAGGGCGCGGACTTTATAACGCTCGGCCCGGTATACCGTACGCCGTCCAAGGAGCGCTACGGCCCGCCGGTGGGCCTCAATACCCTGAAAGAGACGGCGGGGAAGGTAAAGATACCGGTATTCGCCATAGGCGGCGTAAAGAAGGACAGGATAGAAGAGGTCATCTCCAGCGGGGCTTCGGGCGCGGCCCTTATATCGGCCGTTATCGGGGCGGAAGACGCGGGGAAAACCGCCGGAGAGATTCTCGTGGAACTAAAAAGGAGTAAAGGAGTCGACCATGACAAGGCTTGATCTGGCCCGCGAGGGCAAGGTAACCGAAGAGATGAAGGAGGCGGCCCTCGGAGAGGGCGTGGAGCCGGAATACATACGCCGTGCCATGGTGGAAGGCACGGTCGTTATAACCCGGAGCGCCCTCCGTCGCTCCATAGCGCCGCTGGCCATAGGCACGGGGCTCAGGACCAAGGTGAACGCCAATATAGGCTCCTCCCAGGACCACGCCGACCCAGAAGATGAACTTAAAAAACTCCGGGCCGCCGTCGGCGCCGGAGCCGACGCGGTAATGGACCTCTCTACCGGCGGAGACGTGAGTGCCATAAGAAAGGCGATACTCGCCGAATGCCCGGTGCCGCTCGGTACGGTCCCCATATACCAGGCCGCTCTCGGGGCGCGGGACAGCGGAAAATCCTTCGTCGAGCTCGACAGCGAGGAGATATTCGAGAGCATAGAGAAGCACGCCGAGGACGGAGTGGACTTTATAACCGTGCACTCCGGGGTGACGCGCCGGTCGGTCGAGAAGCTCAAAAAGAACGGCAGGATAATGGGGATAGTCAGCCGTGGCGGGGCGCTCACCCGGGAGTGGATGGACTTTAACCGTAAAGAGAACCCGCTCTTCGAGGAGTTCCCGAGGCTCGTTAAGATCGCCAGGCGCTACGACATGGTCCTTAGTCTCGGCGACGGCCTCAGGCCCGGATGTATAGACGACGCGACCGACGGGGCGCAGATAGAGGAGCTCACCACACTCGGCGAACTCGCCGACGTAGCGCGGGCCGAGGGAGTCCAGGTCATGATAGAGGGGCCGGGCCACGTCCCGATGGACCAGGTGGAGGCCAACGTGCTCCTTCAAAAGAGGCTCTGCCGGGGCGCGCCGTTCTACGTGCTCGGGCCGCTCGTTACGGATATAGCGCCGGGCTACGACCATATAACCTCGGCCATAGGCGGGGCAATGGCCGCCGCCGCCGGGGCGGACTTCCTCTGCTACGTCACCCCGAGCGAGCACCTCCGGCTCCCCACGATAGAAGACGTGAAGGAGGGGGTCATAGCGTCCCGGATAGCGGCCCACGCGGGCGATATCTCCAAGCGGGTACCCGGGGCGAGGGAGAGGGACATACGGATGAGCAGGGCCAGGAAGGCGCTCAAGTGGGATGAGCAAATAAGGCTCTCGATAGACCCGGAGAGGGCCGGGGCCTTGAGGGCGTCGAGCCCGCCCGGGGACGAGGACGTGTGTACGATGTGCGGAGCTCTATGCGCGATAAAGATCGAAGGTACGGGAGGGGGGGCAGGGGGATGATCCCCGTAGGGGATGACCTCCGAGAGGACTACGCCGGGTTCAACCCTTCTTGCCCCTTACCGTAATCCTTACGCAGTTCTTCCCCGCGTTCTTTGCCTCGTAAAGGGCCTTGTCGGCGAGGTTTACCAGGTCCTCCGCATCGGTAACGCCTTCGGCCGGGTATGAGGCCACGCCCATGCTGACGGTGATGTTCTCCTTGCCCACCCTGACGTACCTGTTGTGTTTCCCGATGAACTCCCTTATCCTCTCGGCCTCTTCGGCGGCGCCTTCGAGTGTCGTCTGCGGCAGTACGACCGAGAACTCCTCCCCGCCGTAACGCGCCACTATGTCGGTCTTCCTCACGCAGTTCTTTATCATCGTACCGATCTCTTTCAAGACGAGGTCGCCGGTACGGTGTCCGTAGTTGTCGTTTATCTTCTTGAAGTCGTCTATGTCCATCATGATAAGGGAGAGGGGTATGGAGTAGCGCACCGCCCTCTGGAACTCTTCTTCGAGCCTGGTGTAGAAGAAGCTGTGGTTGTAGAGCGAGGTGAGCTGGTCGGTTATGGCCATCTCCTTTAAGTGTTCTTTCTCTTTCTGTATCTTCTCGAAGAGCTGTACGTTCCTTATGGCGTTGTACGAGGCGCTGGCCACGCTGCGGCAGAGTTCTATCTCTCTCCTGGTAAAACCCTTTTTGAACCTCATGGCCCTCAGGAAGAGCGTGCCCAGGACTTCTTTATTGAAGACGAGCGGCACCACCAGG contains:
- a CDS encoding thiazole synthase, yielding MTDTFKIGKWEFTSRLMVGTGKYATNEQMKEALEASGAEVVTVAVRRVNLDRSSESLLDHIDTSRYTLLPNTAACYTAEEAIRTARLAREALSTELIKLEVIGDERTLFPDNEALLEATKVLVKEGFTVLPYTSDDPIMARKLEELGCAAVMPLAAPIGSGLGIRNPHNIRIILESAGVPVIVDAGVGTASDAAVAMELGCDGVLMNTGIAAAKDPVKMARAMRLGVEAGRLAYLSGRMPKKLYGSASSPIEGTIE
- the lgt gene encoding prolipoprotein diacylglyceryl transferase, which codes for MHPVLFDFGPVQIRFYGLMYVVAILVGSYIVKSEVRRKGISLTDDDVMNFVIWTVVSGVVGARLYYVVFNWGFYAANPVEIPAIWHGGLAIHGGLIGGFTFACFYLRSYEVNFWRMSDAVAPAIILGQAFGRFGNFMNGDAHGRPTDMPWGVVFPPESIAGREFPGIPTHPAMLYEMTINLSIFLFLWFVMRKQERGNGFIFALYLIMYSIGRFLVEHFRADSLMLGPLKAAQVMSIVLVLALTAVIAGKKLWTRTG
- the thiE gene encoding thiamine phosphate synthase; the protein is MTGVGFELYLITDRRLTRGRTLTEVVEEVLKAGVKAVQLREKDLQGGELLRMAKELRRVTRNHGAKLLINDRLDVALAVGADGVHLGQGSFPPRNVRSYLGEGKLIGVSTHGVEEAIRAEEEGADFITLGPVYRTPSKERYGPPVGLNTLKETAGKVKIPVFAIGGVKKDRIEEVISSGASGAALISAVIGAEDAGKTAGEILVELKRSKGVDHDKA
- the thiC gene encoding phosphomethylpyrimidine synthase ThiC; protein product: MTRLDLAREGKVTEEMKEAALGEGVEPEYIRRAMVEGTVVITRSALRRSIAPLAIGTGLRTKVNANIGSSQDHADPEDELKKLRAAVGAGADAVMDLSTGGDVSAIRKAILAECPVPLGTVPIYQAALGARDSGKSFVELDSEEIFESIEKHAEDGVDFITVHSGVTRRSVEKLKKNGRIMGIVSRGGALTREWMDFNRKENPLFEEFPRLVKIARRYDMVLSLGDGLRPGCIDDATDGAQIEELTTLGELADVARAEGVQVMIEGPGHVPMDQVEANVLLQKRLCRGAPFYVLGPLVTDIAPGYDHITSAIGGAMAAAAGADFLCYVTPSEHLRLPTIEDVKEGVIASRIAAHAGDISKRVPGARERDIRMSRARKALKWDEQIRLSIDPERAGALRASSPPGDEDVCTMCGALCAIKIEGTGGGAGG